Proteins encoded together in one Miscanthus floridulus cultivar M001 chromosome 16, ASM1932011v1, whole genome shotgun sequence window:
- the LOC136512697 gene encoding aspartic proteinase NANA, chloroplast-like gives MALRSNLLVSLLLFAAAAAASGKSARLDLVPAGPGAPLASRVRDDQRRHLYISARLRSRHGGSRRVAAEVASSSAVSLPMSSGAYSGTGQYFVKLLVGTPAQEFTLVADTGSDLTWVKCAGSSPSGRVFRPKVSKSWAPIPCSSDTCKLDVPFSLANCSSSASPCSYDYRYKEGSAGARGIVGTESATIALPGGKVAQLKGVILGCSSSHDGQSFRSADGVLSLGNAKISFATRAAERFGGSFSYCLVDHLAPRNATGYLAFGPGQVPRTPATQTKLFLDPQMPFYGVKVDAIHVAGKALDIPAEVWDAKSGGVILDSGNTLTVLAAPAYKAVVTSLSRHLDGVPKVSFPPFEHCYNWTARRPGAPEIPKLAVQFAGSARLEPPAKSYVIDVKPGVKCIGVQEGEWPGVSVIGNIMQQEHLWEFDLKNMQVRFKQSNCTR, from the exons ATGGCCTTGCGCAGCAACCTGCTCGTGTCGCTCCTGTTGTtcgccgcggcggccgccgcgAGCGGTAAGTCCGCGAGGCTCGATCTTGTCCCCGCTGGGCCGGGAGCGCCTTTAGCCTCGCGGGTGAGGGACGACCAGCGCCGGCACTTGTACATCTCCGCCCGTCTCCGGTCGCGCCACGGCGGAAGCCGGAGGGTTGCGGCGGAGGTGGCGTCGTCGTCTGCGGTCTCCTTGCCTATGTCGTCGGGGGCCTACTCCGGCACAGGGCAGTACTTCGTAAAGCTCCTCGTGGGAACGCCCGCGCAGGAGTTCACGCTGGTGGCAGACACCGGCAGCGACCTCACCTGGGTCAAGTGCGCCGGCTCCTCACCGTCGGGTCGCGTGTTCCGACCAAAGGTCTCCAAGTCGTGGGCGCCCATCCCGTGTTCGTCCGACACGTGCAAGTTGGACGTGCCCTTTTCCCTCGCCAACTGCTCCTCGTCGGCCAGCCCTTGCTCCTACGATTACCG GTACAAGGAAGGATCGGCGGGGGCGCGCGGCATCGTGGGCACCGAGTCGGCGACCATCGCGCTGCCCGGCGGCAAGGTGGCGCAGCTGAAAGGCGTGATCTTGGGTTGCTCCTCCTCGCATGACGGCCAGAGCTTCCGGTCAGCAGACGGCGTGCTGAGCCTGGGGAACGCCAAGATCTCCTTCGCGACCCGCGCCGCCGAGCGCTTCGGTGGCAGCTTCTCCTACTGCCTCGTCGACCACCTCGCCCCGCGCAACGCCACCGGGTACCTCGCCTTCGGCCCAGGGCAAGTGCCCCGGACCCCGGCGACCCAGACGAAGCTGTTCCTGGACCCCCAGATGCCCTTCTACGGCGTGAAGGTCGACGCCATCCACGTGGCCGGCAAGGCCCTCGACATCCCCGCCGAGGTGTGGGACGCCAAGAGCGGCGGCGTGATCCTCGACTCCGGCAACACCCTCACGGTCCTCGCCGCCCCGGCGTACAAGGCCGTGGTCACCTCCCTGAGCAGGCACCTGGACGGGGTCCCCAAAGTGAGCTTCCCCCCGTTCGAGCACTGCTACAACTGGACGGCACGGCGACCGGGAGCGCCGGAGATCCCAAAGCTGGCGGTGCAGTTCGCCGGGTCGGCGCGGCTGGAGCCACCGGCGAAGAGCTACGTCATCGACGTGAAACCGGGCGTGAAGTGCATCGGGGTGCAGGAGGGCGAGTGGCCCGGCGTGTCGGTCATAGGCAACATCATGCAGCAAGAGCACCTCTGGGAATTCGACCTCAAGAACATGCAGGTCAGGTTCAAGCAGTCGAACTGCACCCGATGA
- the LOC136512698 gene encoding large ribosomal subunit protein eL43z isoform X1 produces MVLQTKRTKKAGIVGKYGTRYGASLRKQIKKMEVSQHSKYFCEFCGKFAVKRKAVGIWGCKDCGKVKAGGAYTMNTASAVTVRSTIRRLREQTEA; encoded by the exons ATGGTTTTGCAGACGAAGCGTACCAAGAAGGCAGGAATCGTTGGCAAATATG GTACCAGGTATGGTGCCAGTTTACGTAAACAGATCAAGAAGATGGAGGTCTCCCAGCACTCCAAGTACTTCTGTGAGTTCTGTGGCAAG TTTGCTGTGAAGAGGAAAGCAGTTGGTATCTGGGGATGCAAGGACTGTGGGAAGGTTAAGGCCGGTGGCGCCTACACCATGAA CACTGCTAGTGCGGTCACTGTCAGAAGCACAATCCGGCGCCTGCGGGAGCAGACCGAAGCATGA
- the LOC136512698 gene encoding large ribosomal subunit protein eL43z isoform X2 produces MTKRTKKAGIVGKYGTRYGASLRKQIKKMEVSQHSKYFCEFCGKFAVKRKAVGIWGCKDCGKVKAGGAYTMNTASAVTVRSTIRRLREQTEA; encoded by the exons ATG ACGAAGCGTACCAAGAAGGCAGGAATCGTTGGCAAATATG GTACCAGGTATGGTGCCAGTTTACGTAAACAGATCAAGAAGATGGAGGTCTCCCAGCACTCCAAGTACTTCTGTGAGTTCTGTGGCAAG TTTGCTGTGAAGAGGAAAGCAGTTGGTATCTGGGGATGCAAGGACTGTGGGAAGGTTAAGGCCGGTGGCGCCTACACCATGAA CACTGCTAGTGCGGTCACTGTCAGAAGCACAATCCGGCGCCTGCGGGAGCAGACCGAAGCATGA